A region from the Drosophila ananassae strain 14024-0371.13 chromosome 2L, ASM1763931v2, whole genome shotgun sequence genome encodes:
- the LOC6501582 gene encoding uncharacterized protein LOC6501582, whose protein sequence is MEWTREKTLLLISEYRCRRGLWDMTCDEYRKKDVKQRLLSEVSQVLGGNIPVNELEKKFHTLRTQYHREISRMKRKEPYNSKWFGFKNLVFLSSPYACRSTKGRLKTDLQGDDRKFGLGEVAPDNNSNSSTPAQNSAATMNEDYMRKSHASSRAQELEKLIEETTKDVDDIDEPEMEDADAKPKISKELNVRYINLQEPEEPESIEHHQHQHQPSLMEMETVSFQANESGELHYQSNPTQNPGSNSVHVVPTRIIKIQRRDNSAHEDSYFDETHTPHQLHPNAPKRLYYETSAPHNTTTIISPSLESTANGTTSSVLTASPGISMSNLRLPKVNTPLPSSKPAGGASVPSPPSPTIVSLPTHRDEFATYGEYVANEMRAISNREVLISLKHKINTAIFEANMAELQK, encoded by the coding sequence ATGGAGTGGACGCGAGAGAAGACACTGCTGCTGATCAGTGAGTACCGATGTCGCCGCGGTCTGTGGGATATGACTTGTGATGAGTACCGAAAAAAGGACGTCAAGCAGCGGCTTCTGAGCGAAGTGAGTCAGGTTCTGGGCGGCAATATCCCCGTCAACGAGCTGGAGAAGAAGTTCCACACGCTGCGAACCCAATACCATCGCGAGATCAGTCGCATGAAACGGAAGGAGCCCTACAACTCCAAGTGGTTTGGCTTCAAGAACCTGGTGTTCCTCAGCTCTCCCTACGCGTGTCGTTCGACCAAAGGACGCTTGAAAACAGACCTGCAAGGTGACGACCGGAAGTTTGGCTTAGGCGAGGTCGCTCCAGATAACAACAGCAATAGCAGCACTCCTGCCCAAAATAGTGCAGCGACCATGAATGAGGATTATATGCGCAAGAGCCATGCAAGCAGCAGGGCTCAGGAGCTGGAGAAGCTTATCGAAGAGACAACCAAAGATGTGGATGACATCGACGAACCAGAGATGGAGGACGCGGACGCAAAGCCGAAAATTAGCAAAGAGCTTAATGTCCGGTATATTAACCTCCAGGAACCGGAGGAACCAGAATCTATCGAGCATCACCAGCATCAGCACCAGCCATCTTTgatggaaatggaaactgtTAGCTTCCAGGCGAATGAGAGTGGAGAGCTGCACTACCAGTCCAATCCTACCCAGAACCCTGGGAGCAATTCTGTGCATGTGGTGCCCACTAGAATAATCAAAATCCAAAGAAGGGATAACAGTGCGCATGAGGATTCCTACTTTGATGAGACGCACACGCCCCACCAGCTTCATCCGAATGCGCCGAAGAGGCTGTATTATGAAACAAGTGCGCCGCATAATACTACCACTATTATTTCTCCCTCCCTGGAATCCACTGCGAATGGAACAACCAGCAGTGTGCTGACAGCTTCTCCTGGCATTTCTATGAGTAACCTGCGACTGCCGAAGGTAAATACCCCTCTGCCTTCTTCGAAGCCAGCCGGCGGCGCTTCAGTTCCCAGCCCACCATCGCCGACAATTGTCAGCCTGCCGACGCATCGCGATGAGTTTGCCACCTACGGCGAGTACGTGGCCAACGAGATGAGGGCGATCAGCAACAGAGAGGTCCTTATCTCCCTGAAGCACAAGATCAACACGGCCATCTTCGAGGCCAACATGGCCGAGTTGCAGAAGTAA
- the LOC6501583 gene encoding uncharacterized protein LOC6501583: MQTTICEPFTAWPMKFDIEKLAQEFKPEEKKHKEAEQKTAKDFLHLPDDNWVVLPIFKHKLEHLRAVLSTRQNPYLRCRYINFLNNVPSKYVTISIYGSDATNMPKPRRKSLNGQFYGVDYKLAPIPVVADPR; this comes from the exons ATGCAGACCACAATTTGCGAACCGTTTACAGCATGGCCCATGAAATTCGACATCGAAAAGCTGGCACAAGAGTTCAAACCGGAGGAAAAGAAACACAAGGAGGCCGAGCAGAAGACCGCAAAGGATTTCCTTCACCTGCCCGACGATAACTGGGTAGTCCTGCCCATCTTCAAGCACAAGCTGGAGCACCTGAGGGCAGTTTTATCTACTCGCCAAAATCCCTATCTACGGTGCCGCTATATCAATTTCCTGAACAATGTTCCCAGCAAATATGTGACTATTTCTATATACGGCTCTGATGCAACAAa CATGCCCAAGCCAAGGCGGAAATCCCTCAACGGTCAATTCTATGGTGTTGATTATAAGCTGGCGCCTATTCCGGTGGTGGCAGATCCTCGGTAA